The Raphanus sativus cultivar WK10039 chromosome 6, ASM80110v3, whole genome shotgun sequence sequence CTAGTGTTGTTTTCTCTTCATCTTGATTATGCTATTAGCATTAGTTGttatttgtttgatattttaatttaataaagtataaaaattcattttatgATTGCTTTTGTATACATTGTgtgagatttttttaatatttaaaaactcattttcaCACATAAATTcaagttaatatttatattttataattatggtGCATAGATGAATTTTTATCAACTTTGTACCTAAGGATAGAGAAACACTATACTTAAAGTTTAAATCGAAATaagaattaaaatgaaaaaaaaaaaatgaaagttaaATAACGCTAATCAAGTCAATGACAACATTATACACTTTCTTATGTActaagttaatattttattaaataagttttaaaaaaaatcttttgctAGGacttttgtaattatattttataaatattctttttttttatttaaaattaaaaaaatactatttatactcttttactattttgtttaagatttagaaaaagaaaattattgtcATATAaccttttacaattatattctcTTTCGAATTTCAGAAAAGGTAGATTTcaatcaaataattatttctagttactaataaaaacaaatttactattttaaaaatttgtatcaatactattttaaaacttattttaattaaataacttttagtttcatcatcaaattctttcttaaaaatattatcaaataactttttacaattttcttttggttaggacttaaaaaaaatatgatacagatttcttttgtttagggttttttaaaaggaaaacaattagcaaatattcttttacagtttttagggtctaagaaaagaaaataaatattacatagtctcttacaattatattttgtctagtatttagaaaaatattactatcaaataatcatttacagaaaaggaaattaataattatttcaaaaattcacTAACATTTTAACAGTTTTtcttgttaattaaataatttttttaaaaaattatttaaataaattttactatcatgtttatcattaaattttaaagtaaaaattactattaaattatCTCTGGtcaagatttaaaaataaaaataaatctatttggttaagattaaaaaagaaaagatattttACAAATCTTTTTCATTTAAGCTTTTAGTAAAAAAAGAAGCTGTTTTCACATAATGGTAGATTTTTATTGACACATTCACAACCTACTTTTTAATTAACACATTTAACAATCGCTATGGGTGAAATATTggaagttatttttatttatagttttaaacatgaaattatatatcattatatgttaaaagtttgaatttagaaaattatttaatataaaataagtttcttatagatgtgaaatatttgtaccatttttgttataatttataacATACAATCATCAATTGAAAAATGGAAGtcagttttataattttattagtattttgaaaataaatagttattttttcttcatgatttttattaagtaaTTTATTGTACTTGTAGGCTTTTATAATTCGTTTTTGTTTAGTACTAGGTGATTTTTCGTGCTCATGCAtggatataaatattataaagtaaatatactataataatttattgataattagtttaatttaaattattttttaaattgtaagcataatgtatattaataatgtatattaataatattatattactttagttacatattttatgtttttaaaaatatgtttcaaatGGAATCTTActattttgtaaactttattatatacacatatattattgTTTCTAAATtcgtttataaattttctttttattatatatgttattttaaaggaaactaaataaaaaatcaataatagtatttaaatgtaatattttaattcattaaaggtatctCAGTAATTAAACGTCTTAAGAATTAATGTGAGTATGACACGTAGGAAATTGACTTCTCAAGTAATGTTataaaaattttctttaaagttaaatatttatcttttataattctctttttttagtatctttttaaacaaaaaatatatatttcgtaaaaaattaaaaattactttcaaataatttttacagttatttttgtttagaattgataaataaatgaaaattatatcgCAATTATGTTAGTTAACAACTTAGAAATTATATCGcaattatgaaaattatatcgcaattataaaaattatattgcaattataaaaattatatcgcaattaataattattatatcgcaattatgaaaattatatcgcaattatgaaaataaatgaaaaattatatcGCAATTAtcacaataaaaattatatcgCAATTACGTTAACACATATCGCAATTATGTTAGttaataactttgaaaaaacaagttttatataataagatgtattgtatatgtatttgtatcattttacattataattaataaactcAAGTtgataaaaaacaaattaagacCATATTATGTATCCCACAAAATGGAAGTTTAAATACAATTTCTGTCCACTATGAAAGTTCAAATTCAGTTTGtccatatattttcttaaaagttcattttgacttttgattattaaataaataaataaataaagcacGAAGTATGCTGATCCCAAAACACAACTACAGTACAAATCcgatttgtttattttcttcgACAATGTTCAAATTGATCaagtatatgtattttaaaaggTTTAACAAGACGAAAATTTATTATGTACAAAAGTTGAAACTAAGGGACTTCCAGCGAAATGAAATGAGAAGTCAAATAGCGTGGGGAAGAACAATTAACTCAAGTAGTCATCTACCAACAACAGTGGTCAAAGTAATATCATTGACCGTGGCAACATCCTGACCTTCCACGATCTCGCCGGAGTTCAAGAACGAATGGAAGGTAGGCTGTCTCGGTCGTGGAAGATGACTCATTCGACTCTCCAACATCAATAAAACCGAACCAATGTTTGGTCTGTAGATTACTGACTCTTGTGTACACAACATCCCCACGTGGATGCATTTCATTGCTTCGTTTACGTCTTGAGTGTCCTTCACCGTCGGATCTATTAGCTCTTTGGTCTTTCCTTGGCTCCATAAATTCCACGCCTGAAGTTTTTGTTAGGTCCTTTAGAACATTATAGTTTCTTGatatgatgaaaaaaaaacgaaccaaACCTAAATATCAAAAGAAACTTACATAGCCGATGAGACTTCCATGTTCAGACCCTCGAAAGCTAACGTTCTTCCTTCCACTTATAATCTCCAGTATCAACACTCCAAAGCTATACACGTCAGATTTCTCTGAGAACATCCCTTCCATTGCATACTCCGGAGCCATATAACCACTACACATTTTTATAAACATCAAAACCATAAGAGATTGATATATAAGAGAAAAACAATAAAGAGGTTCGGTTAGTTACTATGTGCCGACAACTCGGATCGTGTTGGCCTGATCCTGTCGGTAGTTGAAGATCCGAGCCATACCAAAATCCGAGATCTTCGGATTCATTTCCTTGTCCAGCAAGATATTGCTAGCTTTTAGGTCACGGTGAATGATCTTTAGTCTTGAGTCTCTATGCAAGTAAAGCAATCCCCTCGCGATTCCTCCAATGATATCCCACCGTTTCTTCCAGTTTAAACTTCCTCGTTTACTCTCATCTGCACAAAGGTCTAGTTATATACTCAGTCCACAAAACTTCTAGAAAGTTTTAGAACAAAACATACCGAAAAGAAAACTGTCCAAGCTCTTATTTGGCATGTATTCATAGAGAAGCATCTTCTCATTGTTTTCAATGCAGCATCCTACTAATCTAACAAGATTTCGATGCTGGAGTTTTGCGATCAGTAAGATCTCGTTCTTGAATTCCTCTAGCCCTTGCTTGGATTTCCCTGATAGTCTCTTCACGGCGATCTCTCTGTCACCCGGAAAGTTTCCCTGTTCAAACATAAACACAATTTTTAGATAAGGATTAAAACTTTATCACCAACATTATTCTCAAGAAGATTACTAGTAATATTCCATTGCTTGACCTTATATACAGTACCAAATCCGCCATGTCCAAGCTTGTTTTCTTCAGCAAAATTTCCAGTTGCTAAGGCTACGCTGTTGAAACTGAAAATGGGAAAATCTGGTGTGTCAACTAGACCCCCTACCAGGACTTGGATTGTCGAGCTTGAGGACTTAACCGAGTAATCTTTGTTCTCTTCGAAAACTGGAAAGTCTTTCTTCCTCCACAATATAGCTGCATATTCATTAAATAATTGATCACTAAGCTTTTTTTAAAGCTAACTTATTCTATAGTAAATTATGAAAAACATTACCAAACGATTCTACCACCCACAAATAATTGATCAGTTAGCATATGCACTTAATCGTTTTAAAACAAGACTATATGTATGAGTAGAGAGTTTACCTTTAACTCTTTTCTTGAACTTCAACAAGGTCCAAATGCATAATCCGAGCAAGAAGGCACCTATAACACTAACAATAACTATCCATAGTTTCGAGTTTTCCCTCCCACCTGGTCACACAACAAAAGAAATCGAAATATTTAAGCGTTAGTTAAATTCgaatttttcaaaatgttttataactactcaaaaatatttatagaccTATTTCAGATTCCGCTAGCCGGATGTTGATAGACTGTCCACCATCCTCAAAACGCTCCATATCTATCAAATCTCTAGTCCAAATCATGCATCCGATCCCTCTAACAAACGCATAAGCATTACACAAGCAATCCCTCACGCATACATCTTTACAAGTCTCCGAGTTTCCAAGGGTAACAACTGATCCAAAGTCAGGCAACTTCATTCCCCTAAGTTCCACGAACTCGTCTTCTCTCATAGTCTGGCTACAGTTCAATAGCACTCTTCTTCTGCAGCCACCCGAGAAATCTCCGTCGTCCCACAGATTCCGATTCACCGGCTCAAACCCATCGATGCAACTACATTTACCCGAACCAAACTCTTTGCTCTCATCACATACGCTGTAATTACCGCAACGGTTATACTTCTCACATTCCGTACTCGGTTTCAACTGAAGCAAAGTCCAGCTCCTTGCATCTTCGTCCCATCTGAACTGCTCTACTACACCATCAAACCTAATCCGAAACCTTAGTAAGTCAGAGCTATCCGACGGAACATACGTGAAGTACACGCTACCATCTCGTTCAGGAGGAGAAGAGAGCTTAAACCCGTAAATAAAGTTTGTGTTACGGAACATATCCGGTATACCGGTAAAGATAACCGAATCCCACGGACCGCTTCGCCATTTCCTCGTCGCTccttcccaaatcacaatctcTGGTGCTCCAATAGGATCAATCCCTAACGAATACCTTCCTGGCGAAGGATCATTTTCGGAGTTCCATGGTGTAAAAGCGTGATTCTCTCCGCTTGATGGGTTCACCCTAACCCGCATACCGGGCAAGAAAGTATCAGTTGGGTTGTTAAAGCTCTCCCAGTACCTAGTGTCCCTGTCTGAATCTGAAGACAGAACCAGATCCCCTGTTTCCAATAGCACAGCAACGGTGTTGTTCAACTTGGGCGGCACGTTTGTGGACCAAACGGTGTTGTTTTGTCCGTCAACGACCGCCAAGTTCCCGTCATCTGCAAGCTTTAGAGCTCCGTTGCGATCAGACAGTGGACTCTCTCGGTTAGCTACCCAGACAATTGTTTGAGATTCGATGTTCTTGTACCAGATTCCGACGTATCTTAAAGATGAATCTTTCGGGCTGAAGAATCCGAGCTCGAAGACTTCTTCTTCGCTGATTAGGGAGTCTCCGTCTCGTATCGTGTTGTTTATGGTGGTGATTGAGGTGCTTGTGGTGCAAGATACGATGCTGCATAGTTGAAGCAATACCATAAGGGTCGTCGTGACCAAAGTAAGGTTTCTCATAAACTCTGCCATATCTATCTGACAAGATTTGATCCTCAGATATCTGTATATTTAATAAAGGAAATTAATGTAAAGAAGACAAATAGTAGTCGTCGAATTTGAAGTTTGCTGATTTTTCAGGAAGAAACTAATTGGTCTTTCTAAATTTAGCGACTTGTATTTGATTTCATATAAAAAGAGATTAAgtcatgaatatatattatgtgGAGTATTTATATTCTAGAAACGAATTGAAGTAATCCAAAAGAATTTTAGTATCAACGACTGAAAGGACAACCAGCGAATCGTGTTTGACTATTGACGAATGACAACAGTAGTATGAATTTTCTTTGACCAAAGGCTTTTCAGTATGAATTTTTCAcgtttttatttagatttttaatggAAAACTGTGACTTGTAAGGCCAGAAATGTATGTACATTCAATTTTTATCTTCTTATTGAAGATGCGACTTTCTTTACTTGGGTGGTGTGGTTGTAAAGTATCCACGATTTCTTATTCCACAATCTATTttactgtttttcttttgactaatCCCACTGGaccaaaaaatcaaattttcttgTCACTTGAGGTGTTTACAGGTAGCCAATGCTATCAGAGCAATTTTATTGGGGGTTCTTGCTTTGAggttctaaaaatatatatgtgtatgtatatgttatatatgcGTATGTAATTATAGATTCTTAATTTTACGGGAGACCCAACCGAAAATATCTTAATTACTCAATAATGTTACTGTTTTTATGtttactgtttttctttttgtggcCTTTTTAGTATCatactattatatattaaaaatatcatttttccgtttcaaaatattaatatacagtaatattctataaattaatattaatttagtcTAATTAGTCAAATATTAGTGTACCAgaaccttttgtttttttaatgaacTTGCATTGTTGACTTTGAGATCTCTTGGGTTCTTcgattttctgttttttttgttcttcataTGCAGCAAAATTCCGGaatttgttttattcgctctttATCATTTACCCTTAGTTCTTATTGAGATCTACTCTTTCTAGCGAGCCAGCTGATCACTATGATAGATAGGCACGTTCGAAACCGATGTCTACTTATCATCTCGAAAAGGATTCGGTACCACAAAGGAATTCTGCAACTTTGACTCTCTGTTAGATAGTCGAAACAAATGTACTCTGCTTTGTAGGAATTTTTCTAGCTAAAGTAGCATTAGCTGTAAGAAATACTTTTTCTGAATAAATTTCacatattattcaaaaaaaaagatctactCTTTTGTCAAGGTTCAAGTTGGAGTTTCAAATCGTCGCTTCATCATCATTACCTTTTCTGATTTGAATACTTAGGATACTGTTGGGTTCTCTGTTCTCCCGATTTTTGAAACTATGGATTCTCTCTTGTCTACGCTAGtcatttttgttctttcttttatGGATCAGTTTGGTTCCTTTTTTGTTGTTCTAGCTTTTTATGTGTCGGGATTATCTTTTATGTTATTTCCATGTTTCAACTTGCTTCTTTCTTGTGAGCTTAAGTCTCCTAAGATGTACGTTTTGGTCCATCGATTTTGTCCTCATGGATCCATGTAATCGCCGGCTTGTATTAGTGTTCTCATGttaatataatcatataatACCGTCGATATTTTGTATACTTTCTTGTAATTGTATCTTTctcttataattttatttttagaggTAATAGTGTATCGATAAAACacataatcaaaaaaatttactaCTATAACAAATCCACTACATCTTAATTATAATTATGACGTCCAAACTAGTCTGTTGTTGTTTTTAAATCCGTAATATCTAATATTATGTTGTgtgtatcatattttaaattcatacaTTATATAGTTTTAGTCAAATGTGACATAACCACATGATGAGGGTGGTATATTAGAGCAACATTAACGGTACTACTAATTATTTGTCCTTAGAGtagtttaatgttatttttggtGTGGGACAAATATTAAGgacattttgaaaatatttgattattggtaggactttGTAAAGTCCTTAGAAAattgaatttattatattaataaaaaaaaatagaaaacatagagaaaaacatgagaaataacaaagttgaaaataaagaaaaaaatacaagataaaaaaagcaaacattatattgaattcaaataaatttaatcaTTGTTGTGATTCGGTAGATCTCCAAACTTAGCCCATATATGTTCAACCAAATCTTCTTTTAATTGATAATGGCCTGGAGTATCTCGAACTTCTGCTCGACGACCTAGTGTAGTACGGAGGTTTGTAGTCCGTTTGACTACAAAAGTGGGATCGACATCTTCTCGTTGTTCAAATTCTGAAGCGTGAAGGTAGGAACCTCGTTCATCTTCAACAATCATATTATGAAGTATGATACATGCTTTCATAATATTTCCTATCTTGTTTTTATCCCATAATTTAGATGGATTTCTAACAATCGCAAATCTAGCTTGGAGGACTCCGAAGGCACGCTCAACATCCTTTCGCACGGATTCTTGCGTTGTGGCAAATAAAGACTGTTTTTGTCCTTGTGGGAGTCGGATAGATTGAATAAAAGTAGCCCATTTCGGATAAATACCATCGGCAAGATAGTAAGCCAAACCGTATTCCCTTCCGTTGACATGGAAATTGACTTCGGGAGCGTTTCCGCTAATTATTtcatcaaaaacaggtgatCGATCAAGAATATTAAGATCGTTCAAAGTACCTGGAGCTCCAAAAAATGCATGCCATATCCAGAGGTCTTGAGAAGCTACCGCCTCCAACACAATTGTTGGTTTTTCGTGTCCTCGTGAATACATTCCTTTCCAAGCGGCCGGACAattcttccactcccaatgcatacagtcgatgcttcCAATCATACCTGGAAAACCACGTTGTTCTCCAATATATAGTAATTTTTCCAGATCCTCGGGCGTAGGATCTCTTAGGTATTGACCCCCAAACAAGTGGATAATTCCGGCGGTGAATTGGAACAAACAATTTCTTGCAGTTGTTTCAGCTAGTCTTACATATTCGTCAACGATGTCAGCCCCAACACCATACGCCATTTGACGAATAGCTGCGGTACACTTCTGAAGGGGAGATAGGCTAGACCGTCCGGCAGCATCTTGTGTTTGTTGAAAGAACTCAAATTCTTGGGAGAGACTATTAACTATTCGCAAAAACAATGTCTGGTTCATTCGAAACCGCCTCCGGAACATGTGGTGCGGGTAAGTGGGAGTCTCGCTAAAATAATCATTCCAAAGATTATTGTGACCTTCTTCTCGGTTTCTCTCAATAAATATACGTTTTTTTCGCTCTTTCGGTTCTGGAATGATATCTGGAAATTCTAAGAAATCTTCAAACATAgaatcaaaaattgattcatcATCTTTGTGGTGGTAATGATAATTGGAAGAATTGGAAGAAGATGCCAtaaattaaaggaaaaaaatatttttttcttagagTAGAGAACTTGTATTTAATCTGAGAAGTAGAGAAGTTGTGCATTTTACGAGAATATGTTTCTCATATTTATAGGCTGAAGGAGTAGTATATTGTTTGTCTTGTGACCCTTTTGCTTATTACATCttctgattttattttctttgtcttCTAACCTTTTCCTTACACTTGAGTCACGAGATGGTTGAAGACAAATAAAAGACTCACGAGATGgttgaagaaaaataaatgaatcaCGAGATGGTTGAAGAAAAATAATAGAGTGGATGTCATAAAACATTATCACTTCTCGTGACCATTACAAGATGTCATAAAACATTATCACATTAGATGTCATAAAACATTACAAGAATCATTAAAACATTACACATAAGATGTCATAATACATAGAGTTTTGCATAATACAAGAGTCATTGCAACATAAAACATAGAGTTTCACATAATACAAAGAGTTTTGCAACATAAAACATTACACAAACATTACTTTAAGATGAGGACGAGACCTATGAAAATCACCACCATCACCATAACAGCAACAATAAAATCAAAGCTAGAGTTTGATTTGTTCTTAGCCAACTCACCCACCATGCTCTCCAGTCTAAGAAGCTTCTGATCAGTGTCAAAGTCACTCAACAAGGTGAGAGAATCAACCTTCTCGGCTAACTGCAGTGTCTGGCTGTCCCTCGCTCGCATCTCTTCCATTACAGCCTCGTCCCACCACTTCCAAACGTGACACTCGCCATCATCAACATTGTCGCATGTGTAGTATCTGCGTCCAGGGTCAGTTCTACTGTAAGACGTAGCTAGCTGAGGTTGACTCCCACAATAGCAAGTCTGCGGGAAACCGAATTCTACTTCAGGCTGGGGAGGGTACACTTGCTGACGGTTCTCGTACTCTAAATGGGCTTGGTCTTGCTGAATCAGAGCTTCTATTTCGTTGTAGTCACTGTCCGAGCCATCCCCACCATCCCCACCAAATGTAGCAGACTGGGAAGGTTGGCTATAGCTATAACGCCCCATGTGTAATAAAACCTGTATTTATAAAGACGAGCAAGTTAAACTTATGATTATTTAAAAACCATTAGAACTTatgattaattaaaaacatacaaacttatgattaattaaaaacaacCAGGAAGCATACAAACCAACCAAACAAACAACTTAAGATAGAGACCGATCACAACTTAAGATAGCATACAAACCAACCAACCAAACAAACAACTTAATATCTAGAAATACTCCGCGAGGAGCTTCTCTTTGGCTACTTCTTCAGCCTCAGTGAGTGTGGTGGTTTTGGATTTGGCAATCAGACTGTCTAAGATGGCAAACTTTGAcagtttttctttcttgtccAAATCTTCCTTCCTCATTTCCCAAACCGCCGTATAGTCAGCAACAGACTTCCCCTTACCCATTGCACTACGTCTTGCTTTTGCAGCCTTTACGCCTTCAGGTCTTGTCTGAGCTTCCTCAACAGCCTTTGCAGCCTTTACACCTTCACTTGTGGTTGAAGTTTCTGAATCTGCCTTCCTCTTTGAACCTCCAGTGGGGTTGAGGTTAAGCCATTTCTGCTCATACCTCAACACGCACCACGCATGTTCAAGTGTGAATTTATACCCTTGATCAGCGAAGTATATGTCGTGGGCCCCCTTCAGAACATCATTCTCATGCTGACCACTAGTAATTCTGCGCTCCGCAGCAGCATATGCACCACAAAACTTGTTGACAAGATCATTTATTTTGTGCCACCTCTGCTTGTAATTCCGATGCGCGGAAGTGTCACCGCCAGGTCCACCATTCAGAGCTTCGAAGAAACTATCCCCTACTCGTTTCCAGAATGTCCCCGACTTTTGGTAATTGCTGGTAATAGGATCTTTAGAAGTGTTTAACCAGGCACTGATCAGCATCTCGTCCTCAACTGGGGTCCATTTATGTCTCTTTCCACGCTGCACGGGACTGTCTGTAGGTGGAGTTGGAGCCTCGCTTTGTTGTGAACTGAACAGAGGGATCTGCGAAGATCCAGAATGATAACTCTCATAAGGAGAGTTGTCATTAAGAAGACTTCCTTCTTGACTTTGAAGAAGGCCCATATAACCAGCAGACTGGCTATACGGTGTCCTTGGATCCATAGCAGAGAGATGGGAAAAGAGGATTAAGCAGAGAGATGACTAAGGGAAagcagagaagagagaaagaagatgatggCTAAGTGATAAAATCGTTTTTAGCACGATGGTTAAATAGCAGTAAGAAGGGAGATGAGTGAGTTAAagcagagaagagagaaagaaaaaattaattaagacAATCAT is a genomic window containing:
- the LOC108809963 gene encoding uncharacterized protein LOC108809963, with product MASSSNSSNYHYHHKDDESIFDSMFEDFLEFPDIIPEPKERKKRIFIERNREEGHNNLWNDYFSETPTYPHHMFRRRFRMNQTLFLRIVNSLSQEFEFFQQTQDAAGRSSLSPLQKCTAAIRQMAYGVGADIVDEYVRLAETTARNCLFQFTAGIIHLFGGQYLRDPTPEDLEKLLYIGEQRGFPGMIGSIDCMHWEWKNCPAAWKGMYSRGHEKPTIVLEAVASQDLWIWHAFFGAPGTLNDLNILDRSPVFDEIISGNAPEVNFHVNGREYGLAYYLADGIYPKWATFIQSIRLPQGQKQSLFATTQESVRKDVERAFGVLQARFAIVRNPSKLWDKNKIGNIMKACIILHNMIVEDERGSYLHASEFEQREDVDPTFVVKRTTNLRTTLGRRAEVRDTPGHYQLKEDLVEHIWAKFGDLPNHNND
- the LOC108807183 gene encoding putative G-type lectin S-receptor-like serine/threonine-protein kinase At1g61610 → MAEFMRNLTLVTTTLMVLLQLCSIVSCTTSTSITTINNTIRDGDSLISEEEVFELGFFSPKDSSLRYVGIWYKNIESQTIVWVANRESPLSDRNGALKLADDGNLAVVDGQNNTVWSTNVPPKLNNTVAVLLETGDLVLSSDSDRDTRYWESFNNPTDTFLPGMRVRVNPSSGENHAFTPWNSENDPSPGRYSLGIDPIGAPEIVIWEGATRKWRSGPWDSVIFTGIPDMFRNTNFIYGFKLSSPPERDGSVYFTYVPSDSSDLLRFRIRFDGVVEQFRWDEDARSWTLLQLKPSTECEKYNRCGNYSVCDESKEFGSGKCSCIDGFEPVNRNLWDDGDFSGGCRRRVLLNCSQTMREDEFVELRGMKLPDFGSVVTLGNSETCKDVCVRDCLCNAYAFVRGIGCMIWTRDLIDMERFEDGGQSINIRLAESEIGGRENSKLWIVIVSVIGAFLLGLCIWTLLKFKKRVKAILWRKKDFPVFEENKDYSVKSSSSTIQVLVGGLVDTPDFPIFSFNSVALATGNFAEENKLGHGGFGTVYKGNFPGDREIAVKRLSGKSKQGLEEFKNEILLIAKLQHRNLVRLVGCCIENNEKMLLYEYMPNKSLDSFLFDESKRGSLNWKKRWDIIGGIARGLLYLHRDSRLKIIHRDLKASNILLDKEMNPKISDFGMARIFNYRQDQANTIRVVGTYGYMAPEYAMEGMFSEKSDVYSFGVLILEIISGRKNVSFRGSEHGSLIGYAWNLWSQGKTKELIDPTVKDTQDVNEAMKCIHVGMLCTQESVIYRPNIGSVLLMLESRMSHLPRPRQPTFHSFLNSGEIVEGQDVATVNDITLTTVVGR
- the LOC108807767 gene encoding glutathione S-transferase T3-like; the protein is MDPRTPYSQSAGYMGLLQSQEGSLLNDNSPYESYHSGSSQIPLFSSQQSEAPTPPTDSPVQRGKRHKWTPVEDEMLISAWLNTSKDPITSNYQKSGTFWKRVGDSFFEALNGGPGGDTSAHRNYKQRWHKINDLVNKFCGAYAAAERRITSGQHENDVLKGAHDIYFADQGYKFTLEHAWCVLRYEQKWLNLNPTGGSKRKADSETSTTSEGVKAAKAVEEAQTRPEGVKAAKARRSAMGKGKSVADYTAVWEMRKEDLDKKEKLSKFAILDSLIAKSKTTTLTEAEEVAKEKLLAEYF